A segment of the Psilocybe cubensis strain MGC-MH-2018 chromosome 5, whole genome shotgun sequence genome:
CCATGGTGTTCTTTCCCATCAAGACAACACCTTTGCCACGGAGGGCAACACGAATTTGATGCATCTGGTTGGAGCCGACATTGTCAACGTTGACCAAGAAGATCGAGGCTGTAAACCAATGATATAAGGACATTTTGATTAAATGGCAGTAAAGGACATGGTGCTCACAGTACTTGGACAAGAGCTCCTTGAGCTTAGCGAAGTAAAGCTCCTTATCAGCACGAGTAGCACCCATTGTTAGATTCGGTAATCTGAGAGGTTTTGTTGAGTCCCAAAATCTCCAGACGATTCAATTAACGAGAACGCACAAGTTTTTGGAAAGTTGTTACTGTAAGATGCCTCCCGATTGACCTCTGCTCCTAAAGAAAGAATGCATGAGCAAGATACCGATATGATTGCAAGGTTGGAGACCAACCTGGTAGTGCCAATGGATTTTTCAAGGCAACTTGGTGTAAGGACGAGCTTTCGACGCGACAACTTGTGTGGATAAAGGCACCGTGGGAACTATAATTAAGGTTTGAGTTCAGATTCCGATTTCGGCACAATCCGAATTGCACACTCGGCCTGCAGTCATTGGCCAGCTCGAGGAACTTCAACTTGTTCGAACCTATCAGAAGCTTCCCTACACACCAGATAGTCTGTATACCCCAGTCTCTCAGGCACTATCTAGGAGTAGGTTAATTGGGCACACTTCTGTGCGGATTTTATCCGTCATCTCTTGTGTGTTGAAGCGACCCTGAAGTCACATACTGGTAGAAACTCGATCCTATGCAATGGAATGTCGCGATGGTGTCAATCGACTCTATACACCTTGGTCGAACAAAGTTGTGACGCGTCGAATATACGGTGGGATATCCTGTACTTGAATCTATCCTTGTTAAGCAGGCCACTTATATCATCTGTGAACCAGGCGTTTGTGTCCAGGATATGCAACCTTAGCGTCAACGACCCGTTCAATCCGTCGACATCACGCTAAAGAACGGCACTCGGAATGTTCAGAAGCTAAAATTCCTCAAGCTTCTCACAGACGCTTGGAACAACGCGTCCTTGGGCCTTCTTCTCAAGGTCAGAGGCCTGGCGTCCGTAATACACGCTTTGGTGCACCTGCTTCAACATTACCAAAAGCCGACTTGCTTGCCGCCTCCTCTGTGTCTACGCCGACGCCAAACCATCCGAAATCTGCATCAGAAATTCGTCCCTCCTTGTCAAATATATCCAAATCTCCCTCCAACGCTCGTATCTGTAAAACCACCCATCACACCATTTCCGCAATTGAAGGACTGCTGACTCCTAACACTCCTGCAAAGAAATTATCGACCCGTCTACTCACTTCCCTATATGAGGATGCCTCGAAACAATTGGGTGTCCGTTTCTTAGGATCAGAACGGTTGTCGGCCATTTTAAGCCTATGTGGATCACTTGCTTCCAGCCCTCACCCGACGCTATATTTTAATATTCTTGCTTCACGGTATCATTCAGACTTGCCCAAAGCACAGTTATGGTCTTTTGTTGCCAATGTAGGGGCCGACAAAGCGAAGTCAGGTTTTGAGCTCACAGTGGAAGATCGGTATTGGGTTATGCAGGCGCATCTGGCAAAGGCTCGAGTTGCAGCGAAGAACCGCCTGAAACCATGTGAGTATTGTTTACCTTGAAGGTGGAAATGCGTTTGACCCATTTTTTTACCAGATTTGGATAACTTGCGCCTTCAGTATGAACAACTCCAGAACGCGAGTGATGCACCTGAAGCTCACCTACCTTATCTTCGGCTCTTGGTGTCTACGCGCAACGTCACTGAGGCGATTCAACACCTCTGCCGTGTTTTACAACGGGTTGAGCATCCTGACCCTCAGTTCCCCCAGTTTCTTTGGGATGTTATCCTTATGCATGGTGCTGACATTTCTATCACCTCAAAAGAGCTCATCTGCTCGACTGTCTCCCATCGCATCAATGCGATCTCGAGCCACTGGGTACCACGTTCATCTGGCATTTTAACAACACCCCCATTGATCGCGGGTGTTGCTAGCCAAGGCGCCATTGGAATTCCTCATATGACGGCGGCGCTTGCTGCTGCGTTGTTTCCTTGCTACAATTACTCGGGTCATTTTCTATACCACTGGGCAATTCAACAGGCTGGCCAAGCATTTGCTTCTCACCTTCCTATAGAAGATCGATGGAACAATATCCTCCTACTAGCAACAGCGATTCATCCAAAGATGCGGCCGGCTTCGTATTCATCTGCGACTACAGTTCCACTTAATTCTGGAAACATACTATGGAGGACGGCTTTAGCATTGGAGAACATGAACAGAAGTTTTCCAATTACCGGATCTGATTATGGGTCGTTGTGCGCAAAGGTACAGGCGATCACAAGACCTCTTTGGACAAGTTACTCGAGCATCAAGAAAGGGATGCAGCATGTGGACATCACTCGCGCATATATTTCAGCATTTCTCCAGGTTGCTGAGAGATCATTCGACGAACAGCTAAAAGGAGAGTGCTATCGTTTTTCGAAGGAGTCAAATCTCTGGACCTTCAGCCAGAACGACGATCGGCCTACAAAGGCACAAGCTATCGACTTAATAGTGGCCTATGCAAAGGCGCATATATCTTGTAAAGGGCGCGATTGGGTGGGGTGTTTCTCTGCAATCTCTGCTTTGGTACCTAATTTGGCCTGGCAAGAAGAGGTTACGACTCAGCTCATACAACAGTACTCTCAACGCAAGGTGGAAATTGCTTATGATCTCTATGTGCAGTGCTTGGAGGTTGGAATCCCCATACGACCTGAAGCGGTCAACAACCTTTTCGTGGGACTTGTCAAAGGTCATCGCTGGGATATCATCACCCTGTTCTTGAAACATTCGTCGACTACCCATCATCAACGacaatttctttttggtgAAAGTTTGCGTGTATTTCAAGTGGAAAGGTATCGATATGTTGACACGGAATTCATGAAGCTATTGGCCCAGACTTCTCTTAAGTTATTTGAACATCAGTCACCTCCACGATCGCTCAAATATCCGATACGTTATTTTCTGTCCATGATGATCTGGTCACGCCTTGGCTGGGACATGGTCAAACTCGTCGAACTTCTTCACCGCCAGGTCCCAGATTTCTTCACGCAGAATTTGTTGCGTGCTTTAATCGTTCAGCTGGTTCGCCACCGTCAATCTTCACAGGCACTCCAGTTATTTCGCATCTTTGAGCGTGGTTCAAACGAAGTTTCATCTCAGTCTCTTGAGCGTATACGACATGCTCTTATGTTCAAATTATTCAAGCAAGGTGCTTATTCGATGGCTCGGAAGGCGATACGAGGTGAAACTCGGGCAGTTTCACTGACTAAACGTGAAGCTTTAGTTCGTCGTAGACTCTCCATGCCGACACTTCCAGCCTCGTTCTATCAACGCGTGCGAAAGGTAGCTCTTAATGCTCTTGCCGAAGGTTCAACAGTCAAGGAGGCCGTTTCAATGCTGGTAAATGGTAACCGGCTACTTACTGCAAGGAAGCTATACGCCAAATGTCGTTCAACACTGGACGTCAAGATTCGTACGACGATTGGCAATATGATTATTCACGGCGCACTCCAAAACTCTGGATTTCGAAATGCTCGCCTGGTCCGTCGCGTCGTCCGCATGAAAGACCTCTTCATTAAACAGTACGGGTTTGTGCCCGACCGGGCGACCCTAAACATCATTGTCAAAGCTATTCTGAATTGGAGGACGATCCTGGACGCTCCGAAAGTGCGACGTCTATTCGATACCATGGTACATGGAGGTTATCCCGTTCCAGAACAATTCCGGCAAGAAAATGGGGTGCCGTTTGGCTCGCCCAAAAGACCGTTCAATTCCTTGCCTCTTGCGTCGCTTCCTGCAGGATACTCTTTCGCCAAGCATATCAGGCCCATGTACAAGATGTTTATCAAAGCATTTTATGTGCGGAAAGATGTGACGGCTGCGAAGACGGTTGTTGGCATTTTAAAGGAGGTGGAGGCTGCATCGCTGAGGGAGTTGGAAAAGCGGGATAAAGCTAGGCGAGATGGAATCATTAAAAAGAAGCTTAGGTTACGAAGGGAGGTTGAAGTTGCGCGGAAGGACGTGAAATAAAGCAAAATGTCAATGTTACATAGTTTTGTTGTGTTTATGACTTGTCACTAAAAAGGTAGAATGGTAATTCCGGAGGCTGGATGTGAGGTAAAAATATTAAGAATGTCCTAGTAACTTTAATGGGTGACTTGTGACGCATTTGAAGTCAACTGTCAAATCAGACAGGTAGTGAGATCGTTATATTGTCGTACAGTCAGAAATAATCGTAACAGAAGTGTATAGATATTATAGTATAACAACAGATTGACCCTTTTTTGAGGTCGCAGAATAAAGGCGAAATTACTGTTTACTTTCAGGGATTACATCGCCATGTTTGTCGTGGGTAGCATCCCAGTGAGCTAGCTCATCATTGGGGACCTTAACGAGCACGGTCGTCTGTGCACCGTCAGGAAGTCGCTCCAGAAGTTGGCGGATGGAATAGTTCCCAAGTTTGGGAAGAACCTGGATAATCAAAACATACGCAAAGCCCGAGATACCGAGGCTGTAAAGAAAAATGTCAACATCTATTATACTGGTCAAACAAAGGACATACATTGCAAGACCGACGATGCAATAGGTAGCGTAGAAGAAGCTGACATCTCCGGCGTAGATGCCTCCTTCAGGCGGGACCCAAGGAAGGATAAGGAGGTAAATGTTTACGAGGATTGCAAAGATAAGGACAACGTTCCACGCTCTGAATTCGGTGGGCGGTGCACCGATGCTAGCCCGTCGCTTCCGCACAAAGAAAAGGCCCAAGGTCATCAAGAAACTGAAGACATTTCCGGGGTATGATTGCAGGTCAACGACTTGCGAAAAGTATCAGCAGGAGAAGATAATATTAAAATAGAGTAATTGACGCACTGAAATTGAACGCATCTCCAGCTGGCGGGGCGATAATGACAATGACTGTCAGAATCCACTTCAACAAATATGGGCCCAGAGGGGTGTTGAAAGGGCGCGTAGAGGCCCAGAATTTGGGATATGGCAAAACGCCTTGTCTATTTTGGTCTTAGATTGAtagcagaaagaaaaaagtgaCAGCGTGTGCATACCTTCCGCATTCTCGGATGATCCTCGATGAACCTATGATCACGGCCAGAAGGTTGCCAAAACTACTGACTGCGATGAGTGCACTCATGGCAGTGACAGCTTTGCTGCTCCCGAATACAGCCGTGAAGAAGAGACTGGCGGTCAGTACATTTGATGACTCGATCTTCTCCTTGGGAATAGCCGCAAAGTAGGCAATATTGGCGAAGAAGTAGAGAATGAAAACAATGGTGAGCGATATGGGAGCATATCGCTTTACTGTCTTCACTGGGTTCTTGACATAAATTTAGCAATAAAACACATGATATGCACACGCATTGACTTACTCTGACTTCATTCAAAACATTAAAAGCATTCTTTGACACTGATGAGCATCAACACCAAAGTCACGTAAAATTGAACGAGTACCTCAAATCCTGCATACGCAAAGTTGACCTTGACAAGTGCAGTTGCTAACCCGTTTCCGTTCGAAGATGTACCCGCAAATGCATCTCTAAAGTTAGCAGTCGGATCTTCAACCCGAGTATTTCCACCAAGTACCACAAGTCCTGTAATGGCAATACTATATGCACACTAAATGAGCGTACTGTGCATCGGGATAAGTTCGCTCTAAAAACGTACAAAACAAGGGTAATGACTTTGACAACGCCGATAGCATTTGAGAGACGAAGGGACCACTTGGTACTTAGTATGCAAACTAAACAAGAAGTCAATCATTTGACGTTTAATGAGTCTTCTTCAAGGTCACTCACTGATAACTATTATTGTAAACATGCCGACGGCCAACCCCCTGATATTCCAAGTCGTAGCTTGTGCGCCCCCAGCCACTAGAAGGTACCTAGCAAGAACTGCGCAAGCTCAGATTGTGGAACCTAATCAAGAACCATGAGATCCGTACCAATTGCATTGCTACTGCTGAACGACAGGAGGACGGATTGGACAGCGAAGGCTGTAGGAATGAGGAACCTCGGCCTGGGGTAAGCCTGAGAAAAGAGTTAATTTCGTTATGTGCTATTAAATTCTGAAACATCAAGACGATCCAACCTTCTCGAGATATGCAACTTCTGCTCCAGAACGATGCGGGAAATAAGATGCGTATTCAAGGTAAACAGCCAAAGACGCTGGAGATGAAAAGGTTGAAATGTGGTTCATTATCAATAATAATAATTCATACCTCCAGCAAAAAGATAACCTATGACCCAGAAAATGAGACTAAGCCCTACCGATCCAACTGCCGACAGAATGGCACCAGCTATTCCGCAGAAATTTTGAGCTAGAGTCGACTTAAAACGTCCAATTACGCACGAGTTGAGAAAACTCCAGTTCCAATCATTTTGCTGATATTCTGGAAATGTCAAATAGTAATGAGCTATAGATATATTAACATTGAAGAACGATACGTACCAGAAAGATGACACTAAGGGCGTCGACATGATAACCCAGTGGACTGATCCTCTCCACTGGTGCACCAGAGGTGACCGCGGCATCTTCATATTCAGCGAGATACTCGTCAGAGGAAGATACAGTCTGGACACCGTACGTTGCCTTCTCGTCGCTGGCGGCGCGGTGTTTCTCGTCTTCCGAAGACATGTCACCTCAAGTTGAACGCCTGGGGATCAGTGAAGTTAGCGGGACTTACTACCCTTTAAAAAGCTGCCTAGAATATATAGAATCTCTAGATTGCTTCAAGTCAAAAGTGATTGCGCCATATCAAAGAAGAATGGCCGGATTGGCACTTTGATGCCAATGAAAGAAGCATAGGTGTTTCATGGCGCAATCTAGTTCAGATCCTCAACGTCGGTGACGGTTTGAGCAGTTGACAAAAGCGGATATTCCAATGGTAGTCCATGAGGTTCAATAAGGACGCGGATAATTGGCCCTCACCACGGAGCATATACTTATCTTTATTCAAGAAAAAGTCTATGAATATATACACGGCGGGGGTTTTAAAGCCGATAAAACCCCAAACTGGAAGGAATTTGGACTTGAGCCCCTCTTTAGTTTGGGTGCAGGtcgttatttttttttttggcagaAATAGAGTCTCTGGACTTCAGATGGTTTCGTACGCTGCCCCGCCTAGATGAGCGCATTTGACGTCTACGTGACAGAACATAAATGTTGGCCTGAAGTCACCAGGGAGAATACGCCAAACGGCTTGACCCCATGAGGGCTTTTGGAGCAAAGAGACAGTCGTGAGTGGGTGTAACTGAAACCAAAGGGTGTTGTAGGCTCAGAGAGTTCCAGTGGAAAGTTGTATACTCATCGGTAGGCGCAGACGTTTGAGCAAAGATTCATTGAGATAAgacctttctcttctccGAGGCGAATCACCATGAAAGACATTAATATTGAGGAGAGCCTACTCTCACGCTTATATTTTTGTCGAATGCTTGCTTGAACACTTTTGGGAGACAGCTCGGAAATGTCAGAAAAACTTTGGTCAATTAACCCAGGTTAAGAGTCAAAGTGCCTGAGCTTGGTTTCACGATAGACGGATGTCACGATGACACGTACAAGATCGAAGTCGAAATAATTCGTGCTTCTATCGACACATGGGCTAGAGTAACAATGCGTCCCTGGGGCGAGTCTTGTGGTGTTACAGAGTAGTGTAAACTTGCTGAAAAAATGGTATATGGAGAACACATGAAAGCCTAAAATGCCCAGACTAACAGAGCCACAGAGGCTCCGGATCGCATGGTCGATGATTGAGAGTTGGAGATATAGTTGATTACGCGAACGAGGAAGTAGTTAATCACAAGAAAAGGTTGGCGAGTGAATTAACTGTGAGAATGACTAAGCAGAACGCGGCATACCAACTCAGCATTGGCCGGCACTGGGCGCGCTCTTGTCTTCAAGCACACCTCCATGACAGAATcatcttctctctctcctaTATCTgaatcatcttcatccaacGAAACAAGAATTAGATCCACCAAGGTTTCTATATTTCTTATGTGATGGAAAGGACATACattcatcccattcacaGCGTAAACTCGACGATGCTTTCCAAGTCTTGGACAGTGCGGTGTCCCCAAGTCGCGCACTAGACGGACCGCCCCCACCAAAAAGAAGCAACACAATACGTTCTTTGTACTCAACCCTTTCGAAGTATGGCATCAAGTCAGGAACTGCTCCGAACAAGAGGCATGCCTACTTAAATCCCTTTCATCACTGGAAAGTACTAATGCACACTCAGTTTCGGTATCCCGAACGCGAAGAGTACACCACATTTAACCGCTATACTATCACGAGCTGCATCAAAGACTAAAAGCACGTTTACATTCAAGTTCTCGGCGCCAACACCTACCCCAGGGCCTGTTCTCCCTCCCACTGCTGAATACAGGCCTTCATCTCTTACATCATTTCTTTCTCGTCTTGCAACATTCAAACTCGCTACGTACGCGAACAAACCCTCTGCAATTGATGCTGTAGCTGCATCGAAATGTGGCTGGGTAAATGACGGCAAAGACCGTCTAGTCTGTGGTCTGTGCAATGCGTCATGGGTCCTAGCAGGCAGGGAAGGGTTGAGCCGTGATGCTGGTAAGAAAGGTGCGTTAAAGAAGTAGCTTGGGCTAACATTTTGCTTCAGCAAACAGCCTCATTGAAAAGCAGAGAATTGGCTTGGTTGAGTCTCATAAGGCGGGATGCCCTTGGAGAACACGTCAATGCGATGGTGAATACTTTTTTTCATTCTATGCGCAATACGCATTAATCTCCTGCAGAATCTATTTACTGTGTTCCATTGAGCTCTCCTACAATGATGATTAAAGATATTAAGACCAAAGCAATCGCGATGGATCAACTTATCAAAGACATTTCAATTAAACACCCTCTGGTATGGGCAGTAATTTCCAGCGCTTGGATTGTGGTTTAACTTGCTTTGCAGACAGCATCACAACTCAGCTCTCTTCGCGCTGCTGTTATTTCCTATACCCTGCCGGTCAACGAATCCTCAGAAAGTACAAACGAACAAGAGGTCCaaccgccaccgccgccatCAGAACCTTCAGACAATGCCATGCTCGCGTCACTATTTGGCTGGAATCTTGTCTCACCATCTCTTCCTGAACCACCCCGTCGTGTATCCCTTTCTCGTGCCAATTCAAGCGTGCCTTCTGTGCCTGCTAGCCCAGCTCTATCACGCGCCTCCTCTGTGTCTCTTCCCcaaacaccaccaccaaagcGCCCAAGACAATCTATATCTACTGATATTGCTTTACGATTACCCATTAATCTTAATAAGGCGGAAAACGCACTGCTTCAGTGCGATTTGTGTCAAAGGCGAATTGGGCTTTGGGCCTTTTCATTGCGGAGTACAGAGGACGACGCAAATATGAACATCGGCTCGCCGTCGAGTCAGCAGGCATCTGATGATGTAAACAACACACCAGGGCCAGTGTCGCGTCCCAAAAAACCGCTGCCGCGACGGTCTTTGGACTTGCTCAAAGAGCATCGCTCATACTGTCCTTACGTTGTTCGGTCGACTGTGGTTCCCACTTTCCCTAATTCTCAGACCCCCTCGACGCCAGGAAAATCTTCTGTCGCTTCATCAAATGGACATGGATCCAGCCTATCGCTGTCCCAGTTCAATTCGCGTAATGGGGTGCCTGGAGCACTAGAAGGTTGGAGAGCTGTCTTGACTGTCGTTCTACGGTATGGGATGGTGCAAAAACAAAGGATTGAATATTCTTTCCTTGCCCCGAAGGATTCTACTGAAGAATCTGGGGATAATTCGGACAAGATGGACGTGGACAACGTTAAGGCTATGGTCACTGGTGTGAAAACCCGGGGTGTAAGTTTGGTTCTGTCAATCTATGCATGCTTCTTTGTTGCTAATAACAATTATAGGGGAAAGATCTTCTTAAATACGTGAAGGGACTCCTCGGGTGACTGACTTTTagatgtatgtatgtatgtgtacTTGATGGGGCAGGGTATTGCAGCATTTCGCGGCTAGCTCTGGCGTGTATACACCTCTTTCAGGTTGTTGAGAGCGGCCTAAAACAACGATTAGCTAACCGCTATAGCAAAACTGAATATGCAAAGTTACTTCATAATGCGGCAAAAGCGGGGCCAAATCTTTCGCGTTGATCCTGACCCTTTTGACCAATTCCAAGTGACCTGCATTCTTCAGCATCTGCTTGAAATACCGCGCCTAATCGTATTTCTTTAGTTATATATACCCAGCTTACGCGAAAGAATTTTACGACATACCTCCTGCTGTTCAACTAAAGTCCAAGCATCTCCTGTTCTCCCAGCACGCGCCGTCCTCCCGACGCGGTGCACGTACTTGCGCATGTCTACAGGCACATCGTAACTGACGACGTGAGATACATGACTGATATCTATCCCACGGGATATCAAGTCAGAACACACAAGTCTGGCGTCATACAATGTCAACAAAGGCGTTCCTATCTCAATTGAACGAAACAAAACTAAAGGAACTGACATGTTAATTTTCTGTTCCTTGAACTGTTCAAGTATAGACTTTCGTTCCTGGCTCGGCAGATCACTCGAATAAGCGCGCAGAACAAGAGGTGCTGAAGATTCATTATCTGTTCGCTTGGCCTCGAAAAATTCGAAAAGGCGTACGAGACGGATGGTGGATTCAGTAGATTTGGTGAAGACGAGAGCGTTGGTGATATTTTGCGTGTGAACAAGGTGGAAAAAGACTAGTGGTTTTTCTGAAGGGTCGGAAACAATCATATGTTCCTGAACAGGACAAAATAGAATAAGCATTGTGTGCTATGTTCTGACCGAGAACACGCACATTTAGGGTCGCGGGCATTGAGAATTTCTCGGTAACGACGTCCAATAAGTTCGACTCCGTATGATTCGCGTCACTTCCTTGTACGATAAAATATTTAGGGTTTCTCAATTCCAATGTGGATATTTTTCCCGGAT
Coding sequences within it:
- a CDS encoding High-affinity methionine permease is translated as MSSEDEKHRAASDEKATYGVQTVSSSDEYLAEYEDAAVTSGAPVERISPLGYHVDALSVIFLNISKMIGTGVFSTPGAILSAVGSVGLSLIFWVIGYLFAGASLAVYLEYASYFPHRSGAEVAYLEKAYPRPRFLIPTAFAVQSVLLSFSSSNAIVLARYLLVAGGAQATTWNIRGLAVGMFTIIVIICILSTKWSLRLSNAIGVVKVITLVFIAITGLVVLGGNTRVEDPTANFRDAFAGTSSNGNGLATALVKVNFAYAGFENAFNVLNEVRNPVKTVKRYAPISLTIVFILYFFANIAYFAAIPKEKIESSNVLTASLFFTAVFGSSKAVTAMSALIAVSSFGNLLAVIIGSSRIIRECGRQGVLPYPKFWASTRPFNTPLGPYLLKWILTVIVIIAPPAGDAFNFIVDLQSYPGNVFSFLMTLGLFFVRKRRASIGAPPTEFRAWNVVLIFAILVNIYLLILPWVPPEGGIYAGDVSFFYATYCIVGLAILGISGFAYVLIIQVLPKLGNYSIRQLLERLPDGAQTTVLVKVPNDELAHWDATHDKHGDVIPESKQ